A genomic segment from Triticum dicoccoides isolate Atlit2015 ecotype Zavitan chromosome 1A, WEW_v2.0, whole genome shotgun sequence encodes:
- the LOC119349406 gene encoding uncharacterized protein LOC119349406 — protein MAAVRCLARRLGGTLAAAAEGRRQLVPRRFVSEHAHEMKQKMRKQKVEELYDALYKRGEIPTTSPSVQASQEPDPLRTRRYAMRIRGVFDLAAKMTLGFMLVAYAVSPKLPREEDTTNNCPQCGLRTSTTREGTTNN, from the exons ATGGCAGCGGTTCGATGCCTGGCGAGAAGGCTCGGTGGAACGCTGGCGGCGGCCGCGGAGGGGCGACGCCAACTCGTGCCAAGAAGGTTCGTCAGCGAG CATGCTCATGAGATGAAGCAGAAGATGAGGAAGCAGAAGGTGGAGGAGCTGTATGATGCCTTATACAAGCGGGGGGAGATTCCCACCACTAGTCCCTCTGTACAAGCCAGTCAAGAACCCGACCCTCT GCGTACTCGGCGTTATGCAATGAGGATTCGGGGTGTGTTTGACTTAGCTGCCAAGATGACGTTAGGCTTTATGCTGGTTGCTTATGCGGTTAGTCCCAAACTGCCCAGAGAAGAGGACACCACCAATAATTGCCCACAATGCGGCTTGAGAACATCAACGACCAGAGAAGGCACCACCAATAATTGA